In Macadamia integrifolia cultivar HAES 741 chromosome 12, SCU_Mint_v3, whole genome shotgun sequence, the following are encoded in one genomic region:
- the LOC122057038 gene encoding uncharacterized protein LOC122057038: MGNSLRCCLACVLPCGALDVIRIVHLNGHVEEITRPISAGEVLKDNPNHVLSKPSSQGGGGVVRRILILSPESDLKRGNIYFLIPSSSLPTEKKKKNRTHPSNHSSSTSSSSSSSSKKTKKIKPTTSTTTTTTTSGCDRYLTEVLSEKKSSRRELRRERRCSRVSVWRPHLESISEDL; this comes from the coding sequence ATGGGTAACAGCTTGAGGTGCTGCTTGGCTTGTGTTCTTCCATGTGGAGCTCTAGATGTGATCAGGATTGTCCATTTAAATGGTCATGTAGAAGAGATCACACGTCCCATCTCAGCTGGTGAGGTACTCAAGGATAACCCCAATCATGTCCTTAGCAAACCATCCTctcaaggaggaggaggagtagTTCGTAGaattctcattctctctcctgaatCTGATCTTAAGAGGGGTAACATCTACTTCTTAATTCCCTCCTCTTCTCTCCCTactgaaaagaagaagaagaatagaacccACCCCTCCAACCACTCTTCATCcacttcctcatcttcttcttcttcttccaagaagACCAAGAAGATAAAgcccaccacctccaccaccaccaccactactactAGCGGCTGCGATCGATACCTCACTGAAGTCCTCTCTGAGAAGAAGTCTTCCCGCCGAGAACTCCGCCGCGAACGCCGCTGCAGTCGAGTTTCAGTCTGGAGGCCTCATCTCGAGAGTATCTCTGAAGACTTATAG
- the LOC122058195 gene encoding exocyst complex component EXO70B1 — MAENGEDKLIAVARHIAKSLGRTETMADDILQFFSTFDGRFSRERLSEKIDSDDPRSYAALEETLKSLDRRISLYVSADQPIWSVSADASAFLDAIDELLSTSRDWNSLAAEKSIAACLDRVDELLQQAMFRLDEEFRMLIERSAEAFDLSRLCDRSEANGNYSFVSDDDEDADAEDGEDRIPVAYPVSDYDIVIDALPSGTINDLHEIAKRMVAAGFGKECSHVYSSCRRDFLEESLSRLGLRKLSIQEVQKTTWSELEDEIERWIKAANVALRILFPSERRLCDRVFFGLSLAADLSFMEVCRGSTIQLLNFADAIAIGSRSPERLFKILDVFETLRDLMPEFDALFSDQYCLFLRTESVTIWKRLGEAIRGIFMELENLIRRDPAKAAVPGGDLHPITRYVMNYLRAACGSRQTLEQIFEENLPFAGDYRNSEKMDRSTSSSLSVQMAWIMELLESNLEAKSKIYRDSALCSVFLMNNGRYIVQKVKDSELGSLLGDDWIRKHTAKVRQCHVNYQRNSWSKVLAVLKMDVSSLAPNSASRLMKEKLKDFNSQFEKMCKAQSTWIIVDDQLRTELRISVAGYVLPAYRSFLGRMQNAPEIGRHAGKHIKFSLEDIEARINELFQGGGGSTGDRK, encoded by the coding sequence ATGGCTGAAAATGGTGAAGATAAACTCATTGCTGTTGCTCGCCACATCGCCAAGAGTCTCGGCCGGACCGAGACCATGGCTGATGAcattcttcagttcttctctaCCTTCGACGGACGCTTCTCTAGGGAGAGGTTGTCTGAGAAGATCGATAGTGACGATCCTCGAAGCTACGCTGCTTTGGAGGAGACTTTGAAATCTCTTGACCGTCGGATTTCTCTGTATGTCTCGGCTGATCAGCCCATTTGGTCTGTTTCCGCCGATGCCTCAGCCTTCCTGGATGCTATTGATGAATTGCTATCCACCTCTAGGGATTGGAATTCCTTGGCTGCTGAGAAATCTATTGCTGCTTGTTTGGATCGCGTCGATGAACTTCTTCAGCAGGCGATGTTTCGGCTTGACGAGGAGTTCCGAATGTTGATCGAGAGAAGCGCTGAGGCGTTTGATCTCAGCCGCTTGTGCGATAGATCCGAAGCAAATGGGAATTACTCGTTCGTCTCGGACGACGATGAAGATGCGGATGCTGAAGACGGAGAGGATCGGATCCCAGTCGCATATCCGGTCTCAGATTACGATATCGTGATCGATGCTCTTCCCTCTGGGACGATAAACGATCTACACGAAATCGCAAAGAGAATGGTCGCTGCTGGGTTTGGCAAGGAGTGTTCTCATGTCTACAGTAGTTGTAGAAGAGATTTCTTAGAAGAAAGCTTGTCCAGATTAGGATTACGGAAGCTGAGCATCCAAGAAGTTCAGAAGACGACGTGGTCGGAGCTCGAAGATGAGATTGAGAGGTGGATCAAGGCTGCAAATGTGGCACTTCGGATTCTTTTCCCCAGCGAACGAAGACTCTGTGATCGTGTCTTCTTTGGCCTCTCCTTGGCTGCCGATCTCTCGTTCATGGAGGTATGTAGGGGATCCACAATCCAGCTCTTGAATTTCGCTGACGCGATTGCAATTGGGAGTAGATCGCCCGAACGACTGTTCAAAATACTTGACGTCTTTGAAACCCTAAGGGACCTCATGCCCGAATTTGATGCCCTCTTCTCCGATCAGTACTGTTTGTTCCTTCGGACTGAATCGGTGACTATCTGGAAAAGACTTGGCGAAGCAATCAGAGGAATTTTCATGGAATTGGAGAATTTGATCAGACGAGATCCTGCAAAGGCCGCAGTTCCCGGTGGAGATCTTCATCCAATCACTCGATATGTGATGAACTACCTACGCGCTGCCTGTGGATCACGCCAGACTCTCGAGCAGATTTTCGAAGAGAACCTCCCCTTTGCTGGAGATTATAGGAACTCTGAAAAAATGGATCGATCCACATCTTCGTCATTATCAGTTCAGATGGCTTGGATAATGGAGCTCCTAGAGAGCAATTTGGAGGCAAAATCAAAGATTTATAGAGACTCGGCTCTGTGCTCCgttttcttgatgaacaatGGTAGGTACATTGTTCAGAAGGTGAAAGATAGCGAATTGGGTTCTCTTCTTGGTGACGATTGGATTCGAAAACATACTGCAAAGGTCCGCCAATGCCATGTGAATTACCAGAGGAACTCGTGGAGCAAGGTTTTAGCAGTGTTGAAGATGGATGTTAGCTCACTGGCACCGAACTCAGCTTCCAGGTTGATGAAGGAGAAGCTCAAGGACTTCAATTCACAATTTGAGAAGATGTGCAAAGCCCAATCCACATGGATTATTGTCGATGATCAGCTTCGAACGGAGCTTAGGATTTCTGTTGCTGGGTATGTGCTGCCTGCATATAGGAGCTTCTTAGGAAGGATGCAAAATGCTCCTGAAATAGGGAGGCATGCGGGGAAGCATATCAAGTTCAGTTTGGAGGATATTGAGGCTCGGATTAATGAGTTATTCCAGGGAGGTGGAGGATCTACTGGTGACCGGAAGTGA
- the LOC122094723 gene encoding cation/H(+) antiporter 15-like, which produces MEAVNENFKIPYHMNLANRTDIDGFVCIQQKRLLCKGIFNGDNPFKFVAPVFLAQLALGSFLTSACQFLLRPLGQADIVGQILGGIIAGPSLLGQNKAYMDTIFPKKSLGLLETLSLFSCMMFLFLVGVRMDMDVVMRSGSKEWAIGILTFFLPQLLTVPVSHLLHDYARKVSQVENEEGELTLLSILASMTSFHVVACVLHDLKLLNSEIGRIASSSSMISGILCWFFLTIGFTVKQYIKSGLGLIPLIIVLVSMFASVIIMFYAIRPLLSWMIRRTPEGKPLKEIYVVAVILLFLFCCFLGQIMGQYPFFLPMALGLIIPDGPPLGSTVVDRIDCFVLNVLLPLYFLLNGGEVNLSGLNGCTWSIVVGLNLLATLGKFIATMLPCLYFQMPFRDSLALAFILSSVGLVDLLSYTRALQFGYISNPSFSIVCIMAAIITGVISFTVKYLYDPSRRYVCYRRRTIQHNNSELRILVCINNQESVPTILNVLEASNPTRESPLGVYVLHLFELVGRASPLLVAHQDSQRKMKTRGYQSRATTHTERIINCFKVFENNNQGIVFVQSYTCIAPYTTMHEDICTISLDKYTSLLILPFHKFWSSEGVMVESAGLRNVNRQVLARSPCSVAILVDLGAFGRPRSIHESWSFYRIGVIFLGGPDDREALAYATRMSAHPNVKLTVVRLVESNCISNDIDVDVDVDVDDDVATDDDDDDDSERKLDVDLINEFRVSNAHVGMGSNRVTYTEEVITDGMDISNVIRSVMDDSYDLILAGRRHESVSNFFQGIKEPIKFPELGCIGDMLASNGSRSTVSVLVVQQHTIESAGQIPDKEGQCLKVEISNRYSIKGKKKHIPEDIQFEKREL; this is translated from the exons ATGGAAGCAGTTAATGAGAATTTCAAGATACCTTATCATATGAATCTGGCGAATCGTACCGATATAGATGGGTTCGTGTGCATCCAACAAAAAAGGCTTCTCTGCAAAGGTATCTTCAATGGCGACAACCCCTTCAAGTTTGTGGCTCCAGTTTTCCTGGCTCAGCTCGCACTTGGTTCCTTCCTCACTAGCGCCTGCCAGTTCCTTCTCAGACCTTTGGGCCAAGCCGACATTGTTGGCCAGATCCTG GGTGGTATAATTGCAGGGCCCTCACTTCTTGGGCAGAATAAGGCATATATGGACACCATATTCCCAAAAAAAAGCTTGGGCTTATTAGAGACATTGTCATTGTTTTCATGCATGATGTTCTTGTTCTTAGTTGGAGTGAGAATGGACATGGATGTTGTGATGAGATCTGGTAGTAAGGAATGGGCTATTGGTATCTTGACCTTCTTTCTCCCTCAACTACTAACTGTCCCAGTCAGTCATCTCCTCCATGACTATGCCCGTAAAGTCTCCCAGGTGGAAAATGAAGAAGGAGAACTCACATTACTTTCCATTTTAGCCTCCATGACCTCTTTCCATGTGGTAGCTTGTGTCCTCCATGACCTCAAGCTTCTCAATTCTGAGATAGGCCGaattgcttcttcatcttccatgATTAGTGGAATCCTGTGTTGGTTTTTTCTAACAATAGGTTTCACAGTCAAGCAATACATAAAATCTGGGTTAGGGTTGATCCCACTTATTATAGTGTTGGTATCTATGTTTGCCAGTGTAATTATTATGTTCTACGCCATCAGGCCATTGTTGAGTTGGATGATCAGACGGACACCAGAAGGCAAACCCTTAAAGGAGATTTATGTAGTTGCTGTCATCCTTTTGTTCCTCTTTTGTTGCTTCTTGGGCCAGATAATGGGCCAATATCCTTTCTTTTTGCCCATGGCTTTGGGCTTGATTATACCAGATGGGCCTCCATTGGGATCTACTGTGGTGGACAGGATAGACTGCTTTGTTTTAAATGTGTTATTGCCTCTCTACTTTCTACTGAATGGTGGGGAGGTGAACTTATCAGGCCTCAACGGATGCACTTGGTCTATTGTAGTAGGTTTGAACTTGCTTGCTACATTGGGGAAGTTCATTGCGACTATGCTGCCTTGCCTCTACTTCCAAATGCCTTTCAGGGACTCTCTTGCGCTTGCCTTCATCTTATCTTCTGTTGGCCTTGTCGATTTATTGTCGTATACCCGCGCACTGCAATTTGGG TACATAAGCAACCCATCATTCAGCATAGTGTGCATAATGGCAGCGATCATCACTGGTGTAATCTCATTCACAGTAAAGTACCTGTACGATCCATCAAGGAGATATGTGTGTTACAGGAGAAGAACCATTCAACACAATAATTCTGAGCTTCGTATTCTGGTCTGTATCAACAATCAAGAAAGTGTCCCCACCATCCTCAACGTCCTTGAAGCTTCCAACCCTACCAGGGAAAGCCCATTGGGTGTCTATGTCCTTCACCTCTTTGAGCTAGTGGGCCGAGCATCTCCACTCCTAGTAGCCCATCAAGACtcacaaagaaaaatgaaaacaagagGCTACCAGTCTCGGGCCACTACCCATACAGAAAGAATCATCAATTGTTTCAAAGTCTTTGAGAACAACAACCAAGGGATTGTTTTTGTACAATCCTACACATGCATTGCTCCCTACACCACCATGCACGAAGACATCTGCACCATCTCTTTAGACAAGTATACTTCCCTACTCATCCTTCCCTTCCACAAATTCTGGTCCAGTGAAGGAGTTATGGTTGAATCGGCAGGTCTGAGAAACGTCAATCGACAAGTTCTCGCCCGATCCCCTTGCTCCGTCGCCATCCTAGTGGATCTCGGTGCTTTTGGACGGCCAAGATCTATTCATGAAAGTTGGTCCTTCTATCGTATTGGTGTGATCTTCCTTGGTGGGCCCGATGATCGAGAAGCACTAGCTTACGCCACCCGTATGTCTGCCCACCCTAATGTGAAACTCACTGTGGTTCGACTCGTTGAATCAAATTGCATAAGTAATGatattgatgttgatgttgatgttgatgttgatgatgatgttgctactgatgatgatgatgatgatgattcagAGAGGAAATTGGACGTTGATTTGATCAATGAGTTTCGGGTCAGTAATGCCCATGTGGGTATGGGTAGCAACCGGGTTACCTACACTGAGGAGGTTATCACAGATGGTATGGACATAAGCAATGTGATTCGATCTGTTATGGATGACTCTTATGACCTTATATTAGCTGGGAGACGCCATGAAAGTGTCTCAAACTTCTTTCAAGGAATTAAAGAGCCGATAAAGTTCCCGGAACTTGGATGTATCGGTGATATGCTCGCTTCGAATGGTTCGAGAAGTACGGTATCGGTGTTGGTGGTGCAACAACATACTATTGAATCGGCCGGACAAATACCAGATAAGGAAGGCCAATGTTTGAAAGTGGAAATTTCCAACAGGTACAGCATTAAGGGTAAGAAAAAACATATACCAGAAGATATCcaatttgaaaagagagaacTGTAG